In the genome of Pseudoalteromonas rubra, one region contains:
- the adhP gene encoding alcohol dehydrogenase AdhP has protein sequence MKAALVHAFKQPLEIQTVPKPSLTPGSVLVEIAACGVCHTDLHACHGDWPVKPKLPLIPGHEGVGTVVAKADDVTHLSLGDRVGVPWLHSACGHCEHCLKGEENLCPQQQNSGYSVDGGYAQFTKADANYVVKIPENVPFVEAAPLFCAGVTTYKALKVSGAKPGDWVSIVGAGGLGHLAIQYAKAMGLNVVAVDSGDDKLALARSLGADMVVDYTQQDPATTIQEQLGGVQAVVCTAVSKSAFTASFHSVKRGGVCVLVGLPPEEMPIPIFDTVLKGVSVVGSIVGTRQDLVECLQFAAEGKVKAIVETKPLEAINEVFDNMLNNDITGRIVLTLDE, from the coding sequence ATGAAAGCCGCGCTCGTTCATGCATTTAAACAACCTTTAGAAATTCAGACAGTACCCAAGCCATCATTGACCCCAGGTTCAGTACTGGTTGAAATTGCTGCATGTGGTGTATGCCATACAGATCTGCATGCCTGTCACGGGGACTGGCCCGTTAAGCCTAAACTCCCCCTGATCCCAGGTCATGAAGGCGTGGGCACTGTCGTGGCAAAGGCCGACGATGTGACCCATTTGTCCCTCGGAGACAGAGTTGGCGTGCCCTGGCTGCACAGTGCCTGTGGCCATTGCGAACACTGCTTAAAAGGAGAAGAAAACCTCTGTCCACAGCAGCAAAACAGTGGCTATTCGGTCGATGGCGGTTATGCACAATTTACTAAAGCTGACGCCAATTATGTGGTTAAAATCCCCGAAAATGTGCCCTTTGTCGAAGCTGCTCCCTTGTTCTGCGCAGGCGTAACAACCTACAAAGCACTTAAAGTTTCAGGAGCAAAACCGGGTGACTGGGTATCGATTGTTGGTGCGGGCGGTTTAGGTCATCTGGCGATTCAATATGCCAAAGCTATGGGCCTCAATGTCGTGGCAGTGGACAGTGGCGACGATAAACTTGCTCTGGCTCGCTCTCTGGGTGCCGATATGGTTGTGGATTATACACAGCAAGATCCTGCTACTACGATACAAGAACAGCTTGGCGGCGTTCAGGCGGTAGTATGTACAGCAGTTTCTAAATCAGCTTTTACGGCTTCTTTTCATAGCGTTAAACGTGGTGGAGTGTGTGTGCTGGTTGGCCTGCCACCAGAGGAAATGCCAATTCCCATTTTTGATACTGTGCTCAAAGGCGTCAGTGTCGTGGGCAGTATCGTCGGTACCCGCCAGGATCTGGTTGAATGCCTGCAATTTGCAGCAGAAGGTAAAGTAAAAGCCATTGTTGAGACCAAACCACTCGAAGCCATCAATGAAGTCTTTGATAACATGCTTAATAATGACATCACTGGCAGAATTGTTCTGACGCTTGATGAATAA
- a CDS encoding fasciclin domain-containing protein — MKALIKIMFISTLALLAACSDDDNEVVITPPEENSVYDAAKAAGSFNTLVAAIDAAGLTSTLDNTSNTFTVFAPTDAAFAVLGEETINGLLADPETLSKILTYHVLASEVKAETALSLAGQTTETVNGAKLALSLSGDNLLINTATVTQTDIMTDNGVIHVIDAVLMPPSDATSTANIAQVATQAGNFTTLLKAVETAGLTSALTGSDELTVFAPTDAAFAALGTATINTLLATPDVLGSILKQHIVAGKVDSVTAMSLNGKNATTLEQNQQSVAIDAATDMLKFAGVTVTQTDIPASNGVIHVLDAVVVGDISVPESLGLIPEVAAGAGSFNTLLSLVTATGLDATLGDPTTKFTVFAPTDAAFAALGQETLDALAADTDKLKDILLYHVVAGQSVMSDAAAGIASSADNMVAMANADKSALSIVDSMLFIDDAVIRTANVKADNGVIHVLDKVIMPPMDKMASEKTIVDVAVETDDLSTLVTALQTANLVEALSDTTKQFTVFAPTNRAFQKIPAADLTALLANQAGLTQVLTQHVLPLEASSSLAYSLNGKQVETLATNMLDLKVVDFVATANTENDMVAYDATNQRLVSGAGAAMAGKTLYVFDDDLTFANSQCVDACATNWPPVIATQEQVANIPGLSLIARLDGSMQAAYLGRPLYMFAQDANPGDATGQGVGGKWWQLSLPTSGLQVEGSNITQVDIYTANGVVHLIDTVITAVD, encoded by the coding sequence GACGTCAACGCTAGACAATACCTCGAATACCTTCACTGTATTTGCACCGACTGATGCAGCCTTTGCTGTATTAGGCGAAGAGACCATCAATGGCCTGCTCGCAGACCCGGAAACCCTGAGCAAAATACTGACTTATCATGTCCTTGCGTCTGAAGTGAAAGCGGAAACAGCGCTTTCCTTAGCCGGGCAGACAACTGAAACTGTGAACGGCGCTAAGCTAGCCTTGTCGCTGTCGGGTGATAACCTGCTCATTAACACGGCAACGGTCACACAAACTGACATCATGACAGACAATGGCGTGATCCATGTCATTGATGCCGTCTTAATGCCGCCCAGTGACGCAACATCAACAGCCAACATTGCACAGGTAGCGACGCAGGCCGGCAATTTTACAACCCTTCTGAAAGCGGTCGAAACAGCAGGGTTGACCAGCGCACTCACTGGCAGTGACGAGCTGACCGTCTTTGCTCCAACCGATGCCGCTTTTGCTGCATTGGGCACGGCAACCATAAACACCTTACTGGCCACCCCTGATGTGTTGGGCAGCATCCTCAAGCAGCATATTGTGGCGGGCAAAGTGGACTCTGTGACCGCTATGTCACTGAACGGCAAAAATGCCACTACGCTGGAGCAAAATCAGCAAAGCGTCGCGATTGATGCTGCAACTGATATGCTGAAATTTGCTGGTGTAACGGTAACGCAAACCGACATTCCGGCTTCTAACGGGGTGATTCATGTGCTGGATGCCGTGGTTGTTGGCGATATTAGCGTACCTGAATCTTTGGGCCTTATTCCTGAAGTAGCAGCGGGCGCTGGTTCATTTAACACTTTATTGAGTTTGGTAACCGCGACAGGGCTGGATGCAACCTTAGGCGATCCGACGACTAAGTTTACTGTCTTTGCACCCACTGATGCTGCCTTCGCAGCACTGGGTCAGGAAACGTTAGATGCGCTGGCCGCAGACACCGACAAGCTAAAAGACATTCTTCTTTATCATGTTGTTGCAGGGCAGAGTGTGATGTCAGATGCGGCAGCTGGTATTGCCTCATCTGCAGATAATATGGTGGCTATGGCAAATGCTGACAAAAGCGCTTTGAGCATAGTCGATAGCATGCTGTTTATTGATGATGCCGTTATTCGCACTGCTAATGTAAAAGCAGATAATGGCGTGATCCATGTGCTCGACAAAGTGATTATGCCACCTATGGATAAAATGGCTAGCGAAAAAACCATCGTGGATGTCGCGGTTGAAACGGATGACCTGTCAACCTTAGTTACGGCACTTCAGACGGCAAATCTGGTTGAAGCGCTATCCGATACCACTAAGCAGTTCACCGTTTTTGCGCCGACTAATCGCGCATTCCAGAAAATCCCGGCGGCAGATCTGACTGCCTTGTTGGCCAACCAGGCAGGTTTAACACAAGTGCTGACTCAGCATGTATTACCGCTGGAAGCATCGTCTTCACTGGCTTACAGCCTGAACGGTAAGCAGGTCGAAACACTGGCGACCAATATGCTGGATCTCAAGGTGGTTGATTTTGTTGCAACGGCTAACACTGAGAACGACATGGTAGCTTATGATGCAACCAACCAAAGACTGGTATCTGGTGCCGGTGCAGCTATGGCAGGTAAAACATTGTACGTGTTCGACGATGATCTGACTTTCGCTAATAGCCAATGTGTTGATGCGTGCGCGACCAACTGGCCACCTGTGATTGCAACGCAGGAGCAGGTTGCGAATATTCCTGGTTTGTCATTGATCGCCAGATTGGATGGCAGCATGCAGGCTGCCTATTTAGGTCGCCCACTGTATATGTTCGCACAAGACGCTAACCCGGGTGATGCAACAGGCCAGGGTGTTGGTGGCAAATGGTGGCAGTTGAGCTTACCCACGTCTGGTTTACAGGTTGAAGGTAGCAATATTACCCAGGTTGATATTTACACTGCGAATGGCGTGGTACACCTGATTGATACCGTGATCACTGCGGTTGATTAA